The Calliphora vicina chromosome 3, idCalVici1.1, whole genome shotgun sequence genome contains a region encoding:
- the Pka-R1 gene encoding cAMP-dependent protein kinase type I regulatory subunit isoform X2, translating into MSNKLSLKLEQVKLDATKQVTSPDDCEDLSPMPQTHAPPVRRRGGISAEPVTEEDATSYVKKVVPKDYKTMAALSKAIAKNVLFSHLDENERSDIFDAMFPVTHLMGENIIQQGDEGDNFYVIDQGEVEVFVNSEMVTTIGEGGSFGELALIYGTPRAATVRAKTDVKLWGIDRDSYRRILMGSTIRKRKMYEEFLSRVSILESLDKWERLTVADALELVNFEDGETIVKQGEPGDDFYIIVEGCAVVLQRRAEQGDEPAEVGRLGTSDYFGEIALLLDRPRAATVVARGPLKCVKLDRARFERVLGPCADILKRNITQYNSFVSLSV; encoded by the exons ATGTCAAATAAATTGTCACTTAAATTG gaACAAGTTAAACTTGATGCCACCAAACAGGTTACCAGCCCTGACGATTGTGAAGATCTCAGTCCAATGCCACAAACACATGCCCCACCAGTTAGACGACGTGGCGGCATTTCAGCCGAACCCGTGACTGAAGAGGACGCAACCAGCTATGTGAAAAAAGTTGTACCCAAAGATTACAAAACAATGGCTGCTCTCTCAAAAGCCATCgccaaaaatgtattattctcACATTTGGATGAAAACGAACGTTCCGATATATTCGATGCCATGTTCCCCGTAACACATCTAATGGGCGAGAATATAATACAACAGGGCGACGAGGGTGATAATTTCTATGTCATAGATCAAGGTGAAGTTGAG gtATTTGTCAATTCCGAAATGGTAACTACAATTGGTGAGGGTGGCAGTTTTGGTGAATTGGCATTGATTTATGGTACCCCAAGAGCTGCTACAGTACGTGCCAAAACCGATGTTAAATTATGGGGTATTGATCGTGATTCATATCGACGCATTTTGATGGGCTCCACCATCAGAAAACGTAAAATGTATGAAGAATTTTTATCGCGTGTTTCTATATTGG AGAGTCTGGACAAATGGGAACGTTTGACGGTGGCTGACGCTTTGGAACTTGTTAATTTTGAAGATGGCGAAACAATTGTTAAGCAGGGAGAACCTGGTGATGATTTCTATATTATTGTTGAAGGATGTGCTGTTGTTTTACAAAGACGTGCTGAG caaGGCGATGAACCTGCCGAAGTTGGCCGTTTAGGCACCAGTGACTATTTTGGAGAAATTGCATTGTTGCTAGATCGTCCACGTGCTGCTACAGTTGTTGCCAGAGGTCCTTTGAAATGTGTTAAATTAGATAGAGCGAG ATTTGAGCGTGTCTTGGGACCCTGTGCGGATATTTTGAAACGCAACATTACTCAATACAACAGTTTTGTTTCATTGTCTGTTTAA
- the Pka-R1 gene encoding cAMP-dependent protein kinase type I regulatory subunit isoform X4: MSKEQVKLDATKQVTSPDDCEDLSPMPQTHAPPVRRRGGISAEPVTEEDATSYVKKVVPKDYKTMAALSKAIAKNVLFSHLDENERSDIFDAMFPVTHLMGENIIQQGDEGDNFYVIDQGEVEVFVNSEMVTTIGEGGSFGELALIYGTPRAATVRAKTDVKLWGIDRDSYRRILMGSTIRKRKMYEEFLSRVSILESLDKWERLTVADALELVNFEDGETIVKQGEPGDDFYIIVEGCAVVLQRRAEQGDEPAEVGRLGTSDYFGEIALLLDRPRAATVVARGPLKCVKLDRARFERVLGPCADILKRNITQYNSFVSLSV; this comes from the exons ATGTCTAAG gaACAAGTTAAACTTGATGCCACCAAACAGGTTACCAGCCCTGACGATTGTGAAGATCTCAGTCCAATGCCACAAACACATGCCCCACCAGTTAGACGACGTGGCGGCATTTCAGCCGAACCCGTGACTGAAGAGGACGCAACCAGCTATGTGAAAAAAGTTGTACCCAAAGATTACAAAACAATGGCTGCTCTCTCAAAAGCCATCgccaaaaatgtattattctcACATTTGGATGAAAACGAACGTTCCGATATATTCGATGCCATGTTCCCCGTAACACATCTAATGGGCGAGAATATAATACAACAGGGCGACGAGGGTGATAATTTCTATGTCATAGATCAAGGTGAAGTTGAG gtATTTGTCAATTCCGAAATGGTAACTACAATTGGTGAGGGTGGCAGTTTTGGTGAATTGGCATTGATTTATGGTACCCCAAGAGCTGCTACAGTACGTGCCAAAACCGATGTTAAATTATGGGGTATTGATCGTGATTCATATCGACGCATTTTGATGGGCTCCACCATCAGAAAACGTAAAATGTATGAAGAATTTTTATCGCGTGTTTCTATATTGG AGAGTCTGGACAAATGGGAACGTTTGACGGTGGCTGACGCTTTGGAACTTGTTAATTTTGAAGATGGCGAAACAATTGTTAAGCAGGGAGAACCTGGTGATGATTTCTATATTATTGTTGAAGGATGTGCTGTTGTTTTACAAAGACGTGCTGAG caaGGCGATGAACCTGCCGAAGTTGGCCGTTTAGGCACCAGTGACTATTTTGGAGAAATTGCATTGTTGCTAGATCGTCCACGTGCTGCTACAGTTGTTGCCAGAGGTCCTTTGAAATGTGTTAAATTAGATAGAGCGAG ATTTGAGCGTGTCTTGGGACCCTGTGCGGATATTTTGAAACGCAACATTACTCAATACAACAGTTTTGTTTCATTGTCTGTTTAA
- the Pka-R1 gene encoding cAMP-dependent protein kinase type I regulatory subunit isoform X3: protein MTTEKEQVKLDATKQVTSPDDCEDLSPMPQTHAPPVRRRGGISAEPVTEEDATSYVKKVVPKDYKTMAALSKAIAKNVLFSHLDENERSDIFDAMFPVTHLMGENIIQQGDEGDNFYVIDQGEVEVFVNSEMVTTIGEGGSFGELALIYGTPRAATVRAKTDVKLWGIDRDSYRRILMGSTIRKRKMYEEFLSRVSILESLDKWERLTVADALELVNFEDGETIVKQGEPGDDFYIIVEGCAVVLQRRAEQGDEPAEVGRLGTSDYFGEIALLLDRPRAATVVARGPLKCVKLDRARFERVLGPCADILKRNITQYNSFVSLSV, encoded by the exons gaACAAGTTAAACTTGATGCCACCAAACAGGTTACCAGCCCTGACGATTGTGAAGATCTCAGTCCAATGCCACAAACACATGCCCCACCAGTTAGACGACGTGGCGGCATTTCAGCCGAACCCGTGACTGAAGAGGACGCAACCAGCTATGTGAAAAAAGTTGTACCCAAAGATTACAAAACAATGGCTGCTCTCTCAAAAGCCATCgccaaaaatgtattattctcACATTTGGATGAAAACGAACGTTCCGATATATTCGATGCCATGTTCCCCGTAACACATCTAATGGGCGAGAATATAATACAACAGGGCGACGAGGGTGATAATTTCTATGTCATAGATCAAGGTGAAGTTGAG gtATTTGTCAATTCCGAAATGGTAACTACAATTGGTGAGGGTGGCAGTTTTGGTGAATTGGCATTGATTTATGGTACCCCAAGAGCTGCTACAGTACGTGCCAAAACCGATGTTAAATTATGGGGTATTGATCGTGATTCATATCGACGCATTTTGATGGGCTCCACCATCAGAAAACGTAAAATGTATGAAGAATTTTTATCGCGTGTTTCTATATTGG AGAGTCTGGACAAATGGGAACGTTTGACGGTGGCTGACGCTTTGGAACTTGTTAATTTTGAAGATGGCGAAACAATTGTTAAGCAGGGAGAACCTGGTGATGATTTCTATATTATTGTTGAAGGATGTGCTGTTGTTTTACAAAGACGTGCTGAG caaGGCGATGAACCTGCCGAAGTTGGCCGTTTAGGCACCAGTGACTATTTTGGAGAAATTGCATTGTTGCTAGATCGTCCACGTGCTGCTACAGTTGTTGCCAGAGGTCCTTTGAAATGTGTTAAATTAGATAGAGCGAG ATTTGAGCGTGTCTTGGGACCCTGTGCGGATATTTTGAAACGCAACATTACTCAATACAACAGTTTTGTTTCATTGTCTGTTTAA